The Niabella beijingensis genomic interval TAGAATACACCAACCGTGGAGAAGCTGCATACAATAATTTTAAAAAACTGGTTGCAATCCGCGACAGCGAAATGCAGGGCCTACTGCTGGGAATTGGCACTGTAAAGAACCGGGAGGATGCAGAAAGCTATCTTGAAGCAGGTGCCGATTTTTTTGTAAGCCCTGGTTTTGTTCCGGAGATCGCGGCGTTTGCGGCGGAAAAAAATATTTTCTACGCGCCCGGTTGTATGACACCCACCGAGATCATCGCTGCTGAGAATGCAGGTGTGAAGTTTATAAAATTGTTCCCGGGGGATATGCTGGGGCCAAAATACCTGGGAACGATCAGGGATATTTTCCCCAAATTACTGTTTATGCCTACAGGTGGTGTGGATACCACAAAGGAAAATATCGAAAGCTGGTTTAAAGCCGGTGTGTGTGCGGTAGGTATGGGAAGCAAACTGGTGAGCAAATCACTGATGGCGGATAAAGATTACGCCGCTATTGAGCAGGCCACAGCCGCAGTTTTAAATACGATCCAATCAATAAAAAGTAAATAATGATGCAAAA includes:
- a CDS encoding bifunctional 4-hydroxy-2-oxoglutarate aldolase/2-dehydro-3-deoxy-phosphogluconate aldolase, producing the protein MAVQQTINTIIEQGMLPLYFNADESVSIEVLRALHRAGVRAVEYTNRGEAAYNNFKKLVAIRDSEMQGLLLGIGTVKNREDAESYLEAGADFFVSPGFVPEIAAFAAEKNIFYAPGCMTPTEIIAAENAGVKFIKLFPGDMLGPKYLGTIRDIFPKLLFMPTGGVDTTKENIESWFKAGVCAVGMGSKLVSKSLMADKDYAAIEQATAAVLNTIQSIKSK